In the bacterium genome, TGGTCGTCGGGTTTAGTACGACCAATATTGTCGAATCTATTTTGCAGGCCTACGGCGTAAAACAAGAAAATAAAACAACGGACGATAAAAATTTGGCCCATGCTGAAAATACCATGCAACGCATCACATCGTTGCAGGATCGGTATGAAGAAAAAATTGATCGCATTGAAAATAAAAACAAATCCGACGCGCTAAACGCATTGCACCCAAAAAAGAAATAATCAGATATTCTAATCTATGAAGTACTCCGAAATCAAATTTGATTGCCGCTTTTTCCGCGGTGATATTCCGTGTAAACCTAATAAATTGCACGGCAAAATTTGTAATACCTGCGATCAGTATCAACCGATTTCGCGTCGCATACTTATCATCAAACTGGGCGCTATCGGTGATGTCATTCGTACGACGCCGCTTGTGGTGCGTTATCATAAAATGTTCCCCAATTGCCATGTATCTTGGATCACGCACACACCCGAGGTCGTACCCTCTTCGATCGTGGACAAAGTTTACAAATTTGATTTCAAATCCGTGTATGCGTTAAGTCATCAACACTTTGACATCGCAATCAACTTAGATAAAGATATCGAAGCCTGCGCTTTGCTCAACGATGTGCACGCCAAAGAAAAATTCGGTTTTGGCCTGAAAGACGGGCATGCGGCGGCAGAAAATCCGCTGGCAGAACATAAGTTTATTACCGGCGCTTTTGACAGCATCTCGCGCGCCAATACTAAAAATTACCTCGAAGAGATTTTTGAAATATGCGGGCTTACGTTTGAACGTGAGCCCTATATTTTAGATGTGGATAACAAATATCTTTCTGTAGCCGATCCGGTTTTACGTGCCGCGCAGGGCAAAAAAATCATCGGACTCAATACCGGTTGTGGAGACCGATGGCTCACGCGATTGTGGCCGGAGGCGTATTGGGTCGAATTGATCCAGATTCTTCAGATGAATGGTTTTTTTCCTCTGCTTCTGGGCGGGCCTGCAGAAGATGCGATGAACAAAAACTACGCTAAAATGACCGGTGCGTATTATCCGGGAACATTTACATTGCAGGAATTTATCGCGTTGTCTTCTCGCTGTGATGTAGTGCTGACAGCGGTTTCCATGATGATGCACATTGCGATCGCAACGCGGGTACCGCTGGTACTTTTTAATAATATTTTTAATCCGCATGAATTCGAATTGTACGATA is a window encoding:
- a CDS encoding glycosyltransferase family 9 protein; amino-acid sequence: MKYSEIKFDCRFFRGDIPCKPNKLHGKICNTCDQYQPISRRILIIKLGAIGDVIRTTPLVVRYHKMFPNCHVSWITHTPEVVPSSIVDKVYKFDFKSVYALSHQHFDIAINLDKDIEACALLNDVHAKEKFGFGLKDGHAAAENPLAEHKFITGAFDSISRANTKNYLEEIFEICGLTFEREPYILDVDNKYLSVADPVLRAAQGKKIIGLNTGCGDRWLTRLWPEAYWVELIQILQMNGFFPLLLGGPAEDAMNKNYAKMTGAYYPGTFTLQEFIALSSRCDVVLTAVSMMMHIAIATRVPLVLFNNIFNPHEFELYDNGIMVQPATGCDCYFGNTCSRTHHCMLDIPVDSVYQAIVRLKDRKA